Proteins co-encoded in one Serinus canaria isolate serCan28SL12 unplaced genomic scaffold, serCan2020 HiC_scaffold_202, whole genome shotgun sequence genomic window:
- the RARRES2 gene encoding retinoic acid receptor responder protein 2, with the protein MRLPVRRWLPLALAVALAVALAVAAGQSPLQRRVVREVLEYFHGRSNVHFLFKERELDGVIEREDPSGTFVQLRLGLAQTTCRKRAPQRHCRVLESRRKPTCLACYKFDTGDVPKVLDKYHNCGPSHHLAAKEIRQRDEAECRAVEEAGRGGDTPYLPGMFAFSRGLPA; encoded by the exons ATGAGGCTGCCGGTGCGGCGGTGGCTGCCGCTGGCCCTGGCGGTGGCCCTGGCGGTGGCCCTGGCGGTGGCCGCGGGGCAGTCCCCGCTGCAGCGGCGCGTGGTGCGCGAGGTGCTGGAGTATTTCCACGGGCGCAGCAACGTGCACTTCCTCTTCAAGGAGCGGGAGCTGGACGGGGTCATCGAGCGG GAGGACCCTTCGGGGACCTTCGTGCAGCTCCGCCTGGGCCTGGCACAGACCACGTGCCGGAAGCGAGCGCCGCAGCGGCACTGCCGGGTCCTGGAGAGCCGG AGGAAGCCAACCTGCCTGGCCTGCTACAAGTTCGACACCGGTGACGTCCCCAAGGTGCTGGACAAGTACCACAACTGCGGGCCCAGCCACCACCTGGCGGCCAAG GAGATCCGGCAGAGGGACGAAGCCGAGTGCCGGGCAGTGGAGGAGGCCGGCAGAGGGGGGGACACGCCCTACCTGCCCGGCATGTTCGCCTTCTCCCGGGGGCTGCCAGCCTAG